In Nothobranchius furzeri strain GRZ-AD chromosome 18, NfurGRZ-RIMD1, whole genome shotgun sequence, a single genomic region encodes these proteins:
- the zfyve28 gene encoding lateral signaling target protein 2 homolog isoform X3 yields MNRFRKWLYKPKRTDPQLLAQFYYADEELNQVATELDSLDGRKDPQRCTLLVNQFRSCQDNVLNIISQIMDECIPNDRANRDFCVKFPEEIRHDNLAGQLWFGAECLAAGSIIMNREIESIAMRPLAKDLTRSLEEVRSITRDQALRDLNLYTDRMKEALRHFDSLFAEFELSYVSAMVPVKSPKEYYVQQEVIVLFCETVERALKLSYLTQDMIDDYEPALMFTIPRLAIVCGLIVYSEGPLNLDRKAEDMSELFRPFRTLLKKIRDLLQTLTEEELITLERNLCISQEGELSTGQGLATNSIPAQVQENRSSCSLANDTSLEEGEGEEERMPVFVSPDEEELAGVEKGWEEVETQRGEEEQEEGLFCEEAEEAELACSMQYDEEELEQLNMMVYRVGDEMSMLLSPPSQGQSPVHRSSREPGGTSGTSSIEASPRRVLGSQGRTGIYVEEEDRVFFMEDLDATGDGITACHCVVPPPKASTLPVQHKSKTQPNTAQNGWYPETTSEQPCPQPHGLNTRRPVAKHPPCTPAPCSEPLPYSNGWEMGLEGTASETAEVIAHRMGGMKLSATVIFNPRSPSLTELAVDKLLLSRPAPSEIEPCGPLVATHCLLNSCVCCRSCEDAHEDILTPETAGLGLGLALGLDKHRKTPASSTVIQSSACQLPLCEPYSKGEVAQLTPPSSRCSGEPLGEDSHSPLCEKCLAVTPGQGHLSQDCSPRTGGASVCSHQQRTEKRTHASGGRQRDKEVDNDKLENKEFKRDTKEDSKRSSSPVSSLTPSSGMSEDLEHQEVKLALHNAKVAARNKIRSRFHSSSDLIHRLFVCISGVADQLQTNYASDLRSILKTLFEVMATKCDQGENDKQKKAGPALPSAVLEDCALCQETISSSELAAKAREGQFEDPPDWVPDDACNSCIACKAPFTVIRRKHHCRSCGKIFCSRCSSHSAPLPRYGQVKPVRVCTHCYMFHVTPFYSDRPGI; encoded by the exons AGGACGGACCCTCAGCTCCTGGCCCAGTTCTACTACGCAGATGAAGAGCTTAATCAGGTGGCCACTGAGCTGGACAGCCTTGATGGCAGGAAGGACCCTCAGAGATGCACCCTGCTGGTCAACCAGTTCCGATCCTGTCAG GACAACGTGTTGAACATTATCAGTCAGATCATGGATGAATGTATCCCCAACGACCGGGCCAACAGAGACTTTTGTGTCAAATTCCCTGAAGAGATTCGTCATGACAACttggcagggcagctgtggtttggAGCTGAG TGTTTGGCTGCAGGCTCCATCATCATGAATCGGGAGATAGAGAGCATAGCTATGAGACCTCTAGCTAAAGATCTGACTCGCAGCCTGGAGGAGGTACGCAGCATCACCAGAGACCAGGCACTCAGAGACCTTAACTTGTACACCGACCGCATGAAGGAGGCGTTACGACATTTCGACAGCCTTTTTGCCGAGTTTGAGCTCAG CTACGTGTCCGCCATGGTGCCTGTAAAGTCTCCCAAAGAATACTATGTACAACAGGAGGTGATTGTGCTCTTTTGTGAGACTGTGGAGAG GGCTCTAAAGTTGAGCTATCTCACTCAAGACATGATTGATGACTATGAACCTGCACTGATGTTTACAATCCCCAGACTAGCCATTGTGTG TGGGCTTATTGTGTATTCTGAGGGACCTCTTAACCTTGACCGGAAAGCTGAGGACATGTCCGAGCTCTTCAGGCCATTTCGCACTTTACTGAAGAAAATAAG AGATCTCCTGCAGACTCTCACTGAGGAGGAGCTGATCACGCTGGAGAGGAACCTGTGCATTTCTCAGGAAGGAGAGTTGTCCACAGGCCAGGGGCTGGCCACAAACAGCATACCAGCGCAAGTCCAGGAGAATCGCTCATCCTGCAGTCTTGCTAATGATACCTCATtagaggagggggagggggaggaggaacgAATGCCTGTGTTTGTCTCTCCCGATGAGGAGGAGTTGGCAGGAGTAGAAAAAGGTTGGGAGGAGGTGGAAACCCAAAGGGGGGAGGAAGAGCAGGAAGAGGGCCTGTTCtgtgaggaggcggaggaggctgAGCTGGCCTGCTCCATGCAGTACGATGAGGAGGAACTAGAGCAGCTCAACATGATGGTGTATCGTGTGGGGGACGAAATGTCTATGCTGCTGTCCCCTCCCAGCCAGGGACAGTCTCCAGTCCATCGTTCCAGCAGAGAGCCTGGGGGCACCAGTGGCACTTCCAGCATCGAGGCTTCCCCCCGCAGGGTCCTGGGGAGCCAGGGAAGGACAGGTATCTATGTCGAAGAGGAGGACAGGGTCTTCTTCATGGAGGATCTTGATGCAACAGGTGACGGCATCACTGCCTGCCATTGTGTTGTCCCTCCTCCTAAAGCGtccacacttcctgttcagcACAAGTCCAAAACACAGCCTAACACCGCTCAGAACGGTTGGTACCCTGAGACCACATCCGAGCAGCCTTGTCCACAGCCACACGGCCTGAACACACGCCGTCCTGTTGCAAAGCACCCTCCATGCACCCCCGCCCCTTGCTCTGAACCTCTGCCTTACAGCAATGGGTGGGAGATGGGTTTAGAAGGGACGGCGTCCGAAACCGCTGAGGTCATCGCCCACCGCATGGGAGGGATGAAGCTGTCTGCTACTGTCATCTTCAACCCTCGCTCCCCCAGCTTGACGGAACTAGCGGTGGACAAGCTGCTGCTGTCTCGCCCAGCTCCCTCTGAGATTGAGCCCTGTGGCCCCCTGGTGGCCACTCACTGCCTGCTCAACTCCTGTGTGTGCTGTAGGAGCTGCGAGGACGCGCACGAGGACATCCTCACCCCAGAGACGGCAGGACTCGGACTGGGCCTCGCTCTGGGACTGGACAAGCATCGTAAAACCCCGGCCTCCAGCACTGTTATCCAGTCCTCTGCCTGCCAGCTTCCTCTGTGTGAACCTTACAGCAAGGGCGAGGTCGCCCAGCTGACGCCACCTTCTTCCCGTTGCTCTGGAGAGCCACTAGGAGAGGATTCACATTCCCCGCTCTGTGAAAAGTGCCTGGCGGTGACTCCAGGACAGGGACATCTCTCTCAGGACTGCAGCCCTAGAACAGGGGGGGCCTCCGTGTGCAGCCACCAGCAGAGGACTGAAAAGAGGACACATGCCAGCGGAGGTCGACAGAGGGACAAGGAGGTGGACAACGACAAGCTAGAGAACAAGGAATTTAAACGAGACACCAAAGAGGAcagcaagagaagttccag TCCCGTCAGCAGTCTGACTCCCAGCTCCGGGATGTCGGAGGACCTGGAGCACCAGGAGGTCAAGCTAGCCCTGCACAACGCAAAGGTGGCAGCGAGGAACAAGATCCGATCCCGTTTTCACAGCAGCAGCGACCTCATCCACCGTCTTTTCGTTTGCATATCAG GCGTCGCCGATCAGCTGCAGACCAACTACGCCAGTGACCTTCGTAGCATCCTCAAGACTCTTTTTGAAGTCATGGCAACCAAGTGTGATCAAGGAGAAAATGATAAGCAAAAGAAAG CAGGTCCGGCTCTACCCAGTGCGGTGCTGGAAGACTGTGCTTTGTGTCAGGAGACCATTTCATCATCAGAACTGGCAGCCAAAGCCCGAGAGGGGCAGTTCGAAG ACCCTCCAGACTGGGTCCCTGATGATGCCTGCAATTCCTGCATCGCCTGCAAGGCTCCCTTTACGGTCATTCGCCGGAAGCATCACTGTAGGAGCTGTGGAAAG ATCTTCTGTTCTCGCTGCTCGTCTCATTCTGCTCCGTTGCCTCGATACGGTCAGGTTAAACCTGTCAGGGTGTGCACCCACTGCTACATGTTTCATGTCACGCCTTTCTACAGCGACAGGCCCGGCATCTGA
- the zfyve28 gene encoding lateral signaling target protein 2 homolog isoform X2 has product MNRFRKWLYKPKRTDPQLLAQFYYADEELNQVATELDSLDGRKDPQRCTLLVNQFRSCQDNVLNIISQIMDECIPNDRANRDFCVKFPEEIRHDNLAGQLWFGAECLAAGSIIMNREIESIAMRPLAKDLTRSLEEVRSITRDQALRDLNLYTDRMKEALRHFDSLFAEFELSYVSAMVPVKSPKEYYVQQEVIVLFCETVERALKLSYLTQDMIDDYEPALMFTIPRLAIVCGLIVYSEGPLNLDRKAEDMSELFRPFRTLLKKIRDLLQTLTEEELITLERNLCISQEGELSTGQGLATNSIPAQVQENRSSCSLANDTSLEEGEGEEERMPVFVSPDEEELAGVEKGWEEVETQRGEEEQEEGLFCEEAEEAELACSMQYDEEELEQLNMMVYRVGDEMSMLLSPPSQGQSPVHRSSREPGGTSGTSSIEASPRRVLGSQGRTGIYVEEEDRVFFMEDLDATGDGITACHCVVPPPKASTLPVQHKSKTQPNTAQNGWYPETTSEQPCPQPHGLNTRRPVAKHPPCTPAPCSEPLPYSNGWEMGLEGTASETAEVIAHRMGGMKLSATVIFNPRSPSLTELAVDKLLLSRPAPSEIEPCGPLVATHCLLNSCVCCRSCEDAHEDILTPETAGLGLGLALGLDKHRKTPASSTVIQSSACQLPLCEPYSKGEVAQLTPPSSRCSGEPLGEDSHSPLCEKCLAVTPGQGHLSQDCSPRTGGASVCSHQQRTEKRTHASGGRQRDKEVDNDKLENKEFKRDTKEDSKRSSSFQNSPLSSVSGSDCESVSVTTCSLSSSAYTPSPVSSLTPSSGMSEDLEHQEVKLALHNAKVAARNKIRSRFHSSSDLIHRLFVCISGVADQLQTNYASDLRSILKTLFEVMATKCDQGENDKQKKGPALPSAVLEDCALCQETISSSELAAKAREGQFEDPPDWVPDDACNSCIACKAPFTVIRRKHHCRSCGKIFCSRCSSHSAPLPRYGQVKPVRVCTHCYMFHVTPFYSDRPGI; this is encoded by the exons AGGACGGACCCTCAGCTCCTGGCCCAGTTCTACTACGCAGATGAAGAGCTTAATCAGGTGGCCACTGAGCTGGACAGCCTTGATGGCAGGAAGGACCCTCAGAGATGCACCCTGCTGGTCAACCAGTTCCGATCCTGTCAG GACAACGTGTTGAACATTATCAGTCAGATCATGGATGAATGTATCCCCAACGACCGGGCCAACAGAGACTTTTGTGTCAAATTCCCTGAAGAGATTCGTCATGACAACttggcagggcagctgtggtttggAGCTGAG TGTTTGGCTGCAGGCTCCATCATCATGAATCGGGAGATAGAGAGCATAGCTATGAGACCTCTAGCTAAAGATCTGACTCGCAGCCTGGAGGAGGTACGCAGCATCACCAGAGACCAGGCACTCAGAGACCTTAACTTGTACACCGACCGCATGAAGGAGGCGTTACGACATTTCGACAGCCTTTTTGCCGAGTTTGAGCTCAG CTACGTGTCCGCCATGGTGCCTGTAAAGTCTCCCAAAGAATACTATGTACAACAGGAGGTGATTGTGCTCTTTTGTGAGACTGTGGAGAG GGCTCTAAAGTTGAGCTATCTCACTCAAGACATGATTGATGACTATGAACCTGCACTGATGTTTACAATCCCCAGACTAGCCATTGTGTG TGGGCTTATTGTGTATTCTGAGGGACCTCTTAACCTTGACCGGAAAGCTGAGGACATGTCCGAGCTCTTCAGGCCATTTCGCACTTTACTGAAGAAAATAAG AGATCTCCTGCAGACTCTCACTGAGGAGGAGCTGATCACGCTGGAGAGGAACCTGTGCATTTCTCAGGAAGGAGAGTTGTCCACAGGCCAGGGGCTGGCCACAAACAGCATACCAGCGCAAGTCCAGGAGAATCGCTCATCCTGCAGTCTTGCTAATGATACCTCATtagaggagggggagggggaggaggaacgAATGCCTGTGTTTGTCTCTCCCGATGAGGAGGAGTTGGCAGGAGTAGAAAAAGGTTGGGAGGAGGTGGAAACCCAAAGGGGGGAGGAAGAGCAGGAAGAGGGCCTGTTCtgtgaggaggcggaggaggctgAGCTGGCCTGCTCCATGCAGTACGATGAGGAGGAACTAGAGCAGCTCAACATGATGGTGTATCGTGTGGGGGACGAAATGTCTATGCTGCTGTCCCCTCCCAGCCAGGGACAGTCTCCAGTCCATCGTTCCAGCAGAGAGCCTGGGGGCACCAGTGGCACTTCCAGCATCGAGGCTTCCCCCCGCAGGGTCCTGGGGAGCCAGGGAAGGACAGGTATCTATGTCGAAGAGGAGGACAGGGTCTTCTTCATGGAGGATCTTGATGCAACAGGTGACGGCATCACTGCCTGCCATTGTGTTGTCCCTCCTCCTAAAGCGtccacacttcctgttcagcACAAGTCCAAAACACAGCCTAACACCGCTCAGAACGGTTGGTACCCTGAGACCACATCCGAGCAGCCTTGTCCACAGCCACACGGCCTGAACACACGCCGTCCTGTTGCAAAGCACCCTCCATGCACCCCCGCCCCTTGCTCTGAACCTCTGCCTTACAGCAATGGGTGGGAGATGGGTTTAGAAGGGACGGCGTCCGAAACCGCTGAGGTCATCGCCCACCGCATGGGAGGGATGAAGCTGTCTGCTACTGTCATCTTCAACCCTCGCTCCCCCAGCTTGACGGAACTAGCGGTGGACAAGCTGCTGCTGTCTCGCCCAGCTCCCTCTGAGATTGAGCCCTGTGGCCCCCTGGTGGCCACTCACTGCCTGCTCAACTCCTGTGTGTGCTGTAGGAGCTGCGAGGACGCGCACGAGGACATCCTCACCCCAGAGACGGCAGGACTCGGACTGGGCCTCGCTCTGGGACTGGACAAGCATCGTAAAACCCCGGCCTCCAGCACTGTTATCCAGTCCTCTGCCTGCCAGCTTCCTCTGTGTGAACCTTACAGCAAGGGCGAGGTCGCCCAGCTGACGCCACCTTCTTCCCGTTGCTCTGGAGAGCCACTAGGAGAGGATTCACATTCCCCGCTCTGTGAAAAGTGCCTGGCGGTGACTCCAGGACAGGGACATCTCTCTCAGGACTGCAGCCCTAGAACAGGGGGGGCCTCCGTGTGCAGCCACCAGCAGAGGACTGAAAAGAGGACACATGCCAGCGGAGGTCGACAGAGGGACAAGGAGGTGGACAACGACAAGCTAGAGAACAAGGAATTTAAACGAGACACCAAAGAGGAcagcaagagaagttccag ttttcagAACTCTCCCCTCAGCTCTGTGTCAGGTAGTGACTGTGAGAGTGTGTCGGTAACCACATGTAGTCTATCAAGCAGTGCATACACTCCCAG TCCCGTCAGCAGTCTGACTCCCAGCTCCGGGATGTCGGAGGACCTGGAGCACCAGGAGGTCAAGCTAGCCCTGCACAACGCAAAGGTGGCAGCGAGGAACAAGATCCGATCCCGTTTTCACAGCAGCAGCGACCTCATCCACCGTCTTTTCGTTTGCATATCAG GCGTCGCCGATCAGCTGCAGACCAACTACGCCAGTGACCTTCGTAGCATCCTCAAGACTCTTTTTGAAGTCATGGCAACCAAGTGTGATCAAGGAGAAAATGATAAGCAAAAGAAAG GTCCGGCTCTACCCAGTGCGGTGCTGGAAGACTGTGCTTTGTGTCAGGAGACCATTTCATCATCAGAACTGGCAGCCAAAGCCCGAGAGGGGCAGTTCGAAG ACCCTCCAGACTGGGTCCCTGATGATGCCTGCAATTCCTGCATCGCCTGCAAGGCTCCCTTTACGGTCATTCGCCGGAAGCATCACTGTAGGAGCTGTGGAAAG ATCTTCTGTTCTCGCTGCTCGTCTCATTCTGCTCCGTTGCCTCGATACGGTCAGGTTAAACCTGTCAGGGTGTGCACCCACTGCTACATGTTTCATGTCACGCCTTTCTACAGCGACAGGCCCGGCATCTGA
- the zfyve28 gene encoding lateral signaling target protein 2 homolog isoform X1 gives MNRFRKWLYKPKRTDPQLLAQFYYADEELNQVATELDSLDGRKDPQRCTLLVNQFRSCQDNVLNIISQIMDECIPNDRANRDFCVKFPEEIRHDNLAGQLWFGAECLAAGSIIMNREIESIAMRPLAKDLTRSLEEVRSITRDQALRDLNLYTDRMKEALRHFDSLFAEFELSYVSAMVPVKSPKEYYVQQEVIVLFCETVERALKLSYLTQDMIDDYEPALMFTIPRLAIVCGLIVYSEGPLNLDRKAEDMSELFRPFRTLLKKIRDLLQTLTEEELITLERNLCISQEGELSTGQGLATNSIPAQVQENRSSCSLANDTSLEEGEGEEERMPVFVSPDEEELAGVEKGWEEVETQRGEEEQEEGLFCEEAEEAELACSMQYDEEELEQLNMMVYRVGDEMSMLLSPPSQGQSPVHRSSREPGGTSGTSSIEASPRRVLGSQGRTGIYVEEEDRVFFMEDLDATGDGITACHCVVPPPKASTLPVQHKSKTQPNTAQNGWYPETTSEQPCPQPHGLNTRRPVAKHPPCTPAPCSEPLPYSNGWEMGLEGTASETAEVIAHRMGGMKLSATVIFNPRSPSLTELAVDKLLLSRPAPSEIEPCGPLVATHCLLNSCVCCRSCEDAHEDILTPETAGLGLGLALGLDKHRKTPASSTVIQSSACQLPLCEPYSKGEVAQLTPPSSRCSGEPLGEDSHSPLCEKCLAVTPGQGHLSQDCSPRTGGASVCSHQQRTEKRTHASGGRQRDKEVDNDKLENKEFKRDTKEDSKRSSSFQNSPLSSVSGSDCESVSVTTCSLSSSAYTPSPVSSLTPSSGMSEDLEHQEVKLALHNAKVAARNKIRSRFHSSSDLIHRLFVCISGVADQLQTNYASDLRSILKTLFEVMATKCDQGENDKQKKAGPALPSAVLEDCALCQETISSSELAAKAREGQFEDPPDWVPDDACNSCIACKAPFTVIRRKHHCRSCGKIFCSRCSSHSAPLPRYGQVKPVRVCTHCYMFHVTPFYSDRPGI, from the exons AGGACGGACCCTCAGCTCCTGGCCCAGTTCTACTACGCAGATGAAGAGCTTAATCAGGTGGCCACTGAGCTGGACAGCCTTGATGGCAGGAAGGACCCTCAGAGATGCACCCTGCTGGTCAACCAGTTCCGATCCTGTCAG GACAACGTGTTGAACATTATCAGTCAGATCATGGATGAATGTATCCCCAACGACCGGGCCAACAGAGACTTTTGTGTCAAATTCCCTGAAGAGATTCGTCATGACAACttggcagggcagctgtggtttggAGCTGAG TGTTTGGCTGCAGGCTCCATCATCATGAATCGGGAGATAGAGAGCATAGCTATGAGACCTCTAGCTAAAGATCTGACTCGCAGCCTGGAGGAGGTACGCAGCATCACCAGAGACCAGGCACTCAGAGACCTTAACTTGTACACCGACCGCATGAAGGAGGCGTTACGACATTTCGACAGCCTTTTTGCCGAGTTTGAGCTCAG CTACGTGTCCGCCATGGTGCCTGTAAAGTCTCCCAAAGAATACTATGTACAACAGGAGGTGATTGTGCTCTTTTGTGAGACTGTGGAGAG GGCTCTAAAGTTGAGCTATCTCACTCAAGACATGATTGATGACTATGAACCTGCACTGATGTTTACAATCCCCAGACTAGCCATTGTGTG TGGGCTTATTGTGTATTCTGAGGGACCTCTTAACCTTGACCGGAAAGCTGAGGACATGTCCGAGCTCTTCAGGCCATTTCGCACTTTACTGAAGAAAATAAG AGATCTCCTGCAGACTCTCACTGAGGAGGAGCTGATCACGCTGGAGAGGAACCTGTGCATTTCTCAGGAAGGAGAGTTGTCCACAGGCCAGGGGCTGGCCACAAACAGCATACCAGCGCAAGTCCAGGAGAATCGCTCATCCTGCAGTCTTGCTAATGATACCTCATtagaggagggggagggggaggaggaacgAATGCCTGTGTTTGTCTCTCCCGATGAGGAGGAGTTGGCAGGAGTAGAAAAAGGTTGGGAGGAGGTGGAAACCCAAAGGGGGGAGGAAGAGCAGGAAGAGGGCCTGTTCtgtgaggaggcggaggaggctgAGCTGGCCTGCTCCATGCAGTACGATGAGGAGGAACTAGAGCAGCTCAACATGATGGTGTATCGTGTGGGGGACGAAATGTCTATGCTGCTGTCCCCTCCCAGCCAGGGACAGTCTCCAGTCCATCGTTCCAGCAGAGAGCCTGGGGGCACCAGTGGCACTTCCAGCATCGAGGCTTCCCCCCGCAGGGTCCTGGGGAGCCAGGGAAGGACAGGTATCTATGTCGAAGAGGAGGACAGGGTCTTCTTCATGGAGGATCTTGATGCAACAGGTGACGGCATCACTGCCTGCCATTGTGTTGTCCCTCCTCCTAAAGCGtccacacttcctgttcagcACAAGTCCAAAACACAGCCTAACACCGCTCAGAACGGTTGGTACCCTGAGACCACATCCGAGCAGCCTTGTCCACAGCCACACGGCCTGAACACACGCCGTCCTGTTGCAAAGCACCCTCCATGCACCCCCGCCCCTTGCTCTGAACCTCTGCCTTACAGCAATGGGTGGGAGATGGGTTTAGAAGGGACGGCGTCCGAAACCGCTGAGGTCATCGCCCACCGCATGGGAGGGATGAAGCTGTCTGCTACTGTCATCTTCAACCCTCGCTCCCCCAGCTTGACGGAACTAGCGGTGGACAAGCTGCTGCTGTCTCGCCCAGCTCCCTCTGAGATTGAGCCCTGTGGCCCCCTGGTGGCCACTCACTGCCTGCTCAACTCCTGTGTGTGCTGTAGGAGCTGCGAGGACGCGCACGAGGACATCCTCACCCCAGAGACGGCAGGACTCGGACTGGGCCTCGCTCTGGGACTGGACAAGCATCGTAAAACCCCGGCCTCCAGCACTGTTATCCAGTCCTCTGCCTGCCAGCTTCCTCTGTGTGAACCTTACAGCAAGGGCGAGGTCGCCCAGCTGACGCCACCTTCTTCCCGTTGCTCTGGAGAGCCACTAGGAGAGGATTCACATTCCCCGCTCTGTGAAAAGTGCCTGGCGGTGACTCCAGGACAGGGACATCTCTCTCAGGACTGCAGCCCTAGAACAGGGGGGGCCTCCGTGTGCAGCCACCAGCAGAGGACTGAAAAGAGGACACATGCCAGCGGAGGTCGACAGAGGGACAAGGAGGTGGACAACGACAAGCTAGAGAACAAGGAATTTAAACGAGACACCAAAGAGGAcagcaagagaagttccag ttttcagAACTCTCCCCTCAGCTCTGTGTCAGGTAGTGACTGTGAGAGTGTGTCGGTAACCACATGTAGTCTATCAAGCAGTGCATACACTCCCAG TCCCGTCAGCAGTCTGACTCCCAGCTCCGGGATGTCGGAGGACCTGGAGCACCAGGAGGTCAAGCTAGCCCTGCACAACGCAAAGGTGGCAGCGAGGAACAAGATCCGATCCCGTTTTCACAGCAGCAGCGACCTCATCCACCGTCTTTTCGTTTGCATATCAG GCGTCGCCGATCAGCTGCAGACCAACTACGCCAGTGACCTTCGTAGCATCCTCAAGACTCTTTTTGAAGTCATGGCAACCAAGTGTGATCAAGGAGAAAATGATAAGCAAAAGAAAG CAGGTCCGGCTCTACCCAGTGCGGTGCTGGAAGACTGTGCTTTGTGTCAGGAGACCATTTCATCATCAGAACTGGCAGCCAAAGCCCGAGAGGGGCAGTTCGAAG ACCCTCCAGACTGGGTCCCTGATGATGCCTGCAATTCCTGCATCGCCTGCAAGGCTCCCTTTACGGTCATTCGCCGGAAGCATCACTGTAGGAGCTGTGGAAAG ATCTTCTGTTCTCGCTGCTCGTCTCATTCTGCTCCGTTGCCTCGATACGGTCAGGTTAAACCTGTCAGGGTGTGCACCCACTGCTACATGTTTCATGTCACGCCTTTCTACAGCGACAGGCCCGGCATCTGA